In Candidatus Cybelea sp., the genomic stretch AGAGTTACCGCATCATCCAATCGCGGTTTCCATTCGTCGGAATTTTCGATCGCATCTCCGATCCGAACGACCTTCCGGCAGTTCTCGTCATCGAAGCGCGGACCAACGACCGCATCCTCGAGGAGGCCGGCGCAATCGCGCTGGTTCGCGCTAAAGACCGCGTCAGCGGCCCGGGAGCGACGCCGGTCATGGCGGCCTTTACTCACACCAAGCCTAGCCGGTTTTCCGACGGTTCGTTTGGCGTCTACTATGCCGCGCGGCACCTCCCGGCTGCCGTTGCGGAAAGCAAATTCCATACCGAATGCTTCTATCGCGCCACCAACGAAGCCAGCGCCGGCATCGACATGCGCGTCTACGCCGCGCGCATCAACGGAAATTTCGACGATTTACGCGTGTGCGAGCCGAGCGATTCGCGCCTGAATCCCGATTCGTACGAAGCATCACAAGAGTACGCCAGGCAGATATACGATGCCGATCGGCTCGACGGAATCGTCTATCCAAGCGTTCGCGACGTTGCGCATCGGCCGGCCGTCGCGTGCTTTCGTCCGACGACGATACGCAACTGCTATTCGCACAGTTACCTGCTCTATCGTTGGGACGGCCTCGCACGCAAGATCGTAGACGTCCACAAGCAAGAAGCATCGGGATTCGCAGGCACCGGTTGAGCAAAGGGGTGCGTGCGGAGAAGCGTTAACGCGTTATCGCGACAAAACGGTCGCGAGATCGAGTGAGCAACGGCCTCGGGGGGCTTCCAGGATGGCGCGCTTGGTGCTAAGATGGGCCGGCTACTTTCTACCTCGCGCTTCACTTCGTATAGTGAAGCGCCGCTTTCTGAATAGCGAGATCTTAGATGAATCGACTTTTTGGTTCGCCGCGCGAGCGTGCCTCGATCGCGGCGCTCTCGATCGCGCTGCTTGCCGGGTGCGCCGGCGGCGCGAGCACCGGCTTTAACAGCCTGAGCGCCGTGCCGGCGGCCTCGACGCAAGCCAGCGTCATACGTTTTGGGGCCGACGGACCGCTGCTGCAGACGCTCGACGTGCCCCTCCGTCAGTTTCCGCGAGCGACTGGAACGCTGCTGACGGGAATTCGGAAGAACCTAATCACGGGCTTCATCGATCAGACCAACGGCTCCAACCTCGGCGTCCTCTACGATCGGACAACGGGTGTGTGGACGCCGATCAAGTACCCGGGTGCGGCGAAAACCAGCGTCTACGGTCCGGCCATCATGCAGAGCGGATAC encodes the following:
- a CDS encoding RES family NAD+ phosphorylase; amino-acid sequence: MTRVRWAESYRIIQSRFPFVGIFDRISDPNDLPAVLVIEARTNDRILEEAGAIALVRAKDRVSGPGATPVMAAFTHTKPSRFSDGSFGVYYAARHLPAAVAESKFHTECFYRATNEASAGIDMRVYAARINGNFDDLRVCEPSDSRLNPDSYEASQEYARQIYDADRLDGIVYPSVRDVAHRPAVACFRPTTIRNCYSHSYLLYRWDGLARKIVDVHKQEASGFAGTG